From Daucus carota subsp. sativus chromosome 6, DH1 v3.0, whole genome shotgun sequence:
AAAGACGCCTCCTTTTATTTGGCTTTTTAACAAAGAATTGAGAAGCTAGCTTCTCATCCACAGCTTTTAACTTATTACAACTAACAAAATCCTACTAGCctctttttctaatttattttccctttccaaatttatttgattaattcattcaatatatgtttttacatttcaaatatgtaataatatttttgtatttataaatttgtattagataaatttttaaaataaaatattaacttacaaatttaaattaccaaacagtgaTTTATAAGTCTTATTATCCAAATACTTAAATAACCTATAAGAGCAAGCCCAATGCATTTTTATAGTTAGTCCTATAGCTAGcaccaaaattataaaactcaATTCCAATACATACTTCTAGTTAGTCCCATAAATGCATACTTGGTCTTGTATTTGAGAGTTGAGACCAGTGATAGCTATAGCTATCCTTGCCACATCATAAATTATCTAGAAATGGAATACAAAGAGGTCCCCTTTAAATgaaaatgaataaattttaaCACAAAAAACACTTTCTggtgctataatatagcaatggTTATACTCTTTTTACATTTAGCATTGGGCTTGCTCGAAGTCTCAACTTAgttatcacttataatccacttctcTGCTTTAAGCTATAAGTAACTTCTTTAAATCTAGCCAAATGGCCCATATATTTTTACATACCCTAACTCTAACTTTCCTGTGTTTGGGCTTGTGTTCTGTCTGTAGGGAAGCAACCTTCGTGGAAGAAATTTTAACTTGACGCTGCATTGGCATGTCATGCCTAAGACTGGCaaaatgtttgctgacaaaatAGTGATGACCGGCTATCGTTTACCTCAAGCATATAGATGACGTTAGCTTTTAACGTAGTGCTTGTGTAACTTTTGACTGCCTTAGTTAATTCATTATTACAGACATACTTGAAGAGAAAACTAATATACTATGTTCATGGATGTTATAAATTGATATACCATGTTCATGAATATTATGAGACCATATCAGTCATTTGATAATCAGTATATTGATATTATCGTATTCTATattgtttttttcaacttctctatttcttctttttttttgtttgctcAAGCATCACTTTTTCCATCACATTTGATATTGATATTACATCTCTCAAAGGAATTGTGCAAAGTGAATCTCATTCTTGGCTGCATTGCAATACACTAGATATATAAACAGTAACATATTAATCAGTTCAGTAATTCgacaaaaatatcaatatattgcACCAATGAACAGCCACCAAGAAGTTTCAGGAGAAACGTGTATATCCTTCGATGACAGTATTTTGGGTATACAACTTCAACTATAAGGCTATAACACTATAAAAGCCTATTTCATCACAATGGAGCTAGGTCTTATCTTCTTCGTTTTTTGCCTTTACCTTTTCCTAATTGCCCAGATTTGTATGCATGTTCTTGTTCCTGGAGGAAAGCTCTTGCTTGACCGTACTTCTCAGCTCGTTCCTCCTCAAGTCTCatcttttctttgtttttcacTTCGGACAAGAAATAATTATCTTTTCTCAGTTCACGAGCTGCTCCTTTAGCTTCACTTTTTAGAAGCTTTCGCAACTTTTTGGCCTCAGCTCGTTCACGATCTGGATCATAGTCTCTACCCTTCACGAAACTGCAGGATGAAGTGCATATAAACAATTAGTATTTCACAACTAGATATAAATGTGACTGGATGTTAGAGTGTTCAAAAAAAGATACATACTTCTCTTCAAATTTCGGATTAAGCAACTTTATGGGCACTGGCTTTTGCTTCCGCATTTCTAAGGGACGACGCAAGGTGTGATGCTCATCAGCCTTCTTTTCTATGAGCTCAGCAACATTTTGGAGTTTAGCTTGTAATTCACTAGGCACGTGCACTTGTCCAGCCAGTTTCcgcaaaatatttgaaagtgGCAAGAATATTTCAGGGAAGGAGTTAAATCCTTCATAGACGGTAACATATCCACGTAGAGTTTCAATTACTGCTACAAGTATGCTTGCCCTGTGTAATTACAGAAACCTTAGAACATTCCCAACACAAACACTGAGTTCATATTGCAGCTATTCATTAGAGTGTCAAACAAGATTAACAATGTTAATAAAGTCTCTCTACATCTTAGTATGTGGGTCATggcccttttctttcttttgtaaCAAATTTGTAAATGGGTCAGATGATCAACCAGTTGAAAACATCCAACTCATGCACCAGCTTTCTGCAAGTATCTGCTCACAATTAACTCTAGTTCTAGACTTCTAGGCTATGTACTCGATTCTATAATGACTATCACATATGAAATCAAGAATTAGTTCTATGCTCGACGGTTACATATGAGCATATGTACATAGAAACCAGGGACTACCAGAATTTCATTAAATTGGGGATAAACCAGTCGTAGCAATTATATGTAATAGCACTAGATACTTACCTAAATTCATCAGAAGAGAAATACGGGGAATCCTCTGGTAAATCCATTATTGAAAGGAAATTCAAAGGATGGATCTCATTTAGAGAGCCTTGTATACAAAGCAGAGGTTTGGGTGCTTTAAGTTCCATCAGATGATACAACTGCAATAATATAAATGTGTCAGCCACATTTGCTTAACTTAAGAACTGTGACTTTTAGATAATATCCATGTTACTTTACTACTGACAACCAAGTAGCAATAGTTCACCAGAGCAAACCTGAGAGTCATGGTATGCTCCAGATTTTTCATCGAGTGCTGCAACAAGTaatgtttgaataaatattatggCCTCGGGACAGAACTTCTGAGATTGTTTTGTGACCTTCAAGATAAATTTACCTTGGATCATTAGCattcaatttaataaaacatGTCAACTGGATGGATTTGCAAACATAAAACTGGCCAAACGTAAAAGTGGCCAACGGGCACTTACAGACAGAACCATCGAGCACAAAAAGGATCCAATTGCCATATCCCGGCCAGAAACAATTGGGCAACGCATTAGATATTCACACATCAACAATATTGCAGGAGTCATAACTACATGCCGAAAATCAGAGCATGGAAATATCATAGACCACAGCCTCAAAAGAGATAAAGTCTTCAAAGAAGGCCAGCAAAGTCTTCCTGCAAAATGACATAATGCCACATATTAAATAACTAGCAAGGCACAGGAATGTCCAACATTTAGCAAGTCCtagaaaattttcaatatcagtTGGACCAACCTGATTCCTTCATATCTTCAACAAACTGCGTTCGTGTTCTACGTAGCCTCTGACGAGCGCATATGGCTGCAAAATATGGGATTTCGGTGCTCATCTTCATTAATGGCTCGACAAGCATATTTAAGAGTTTAAAGTTCAACGGTTTAGTGTTTGCCATGACAGAGAAATACTGCAATAATACACCATAAAAGACCTGGTAGGAAATTGGCAAGTTAGTTCAGTTGACAGATGAAACATACTGTATATAAGTTTGCAAATGTAAAGAGCTAAAATCATCTAAAAGAACAAGATCTCCATTCCCTTACATGTGTCTATAAGTTTCCAAAAATTCCTCGACAAATATCAACCAAATAGAACTCATTACCCTAAGTActggtaaaataataaaaaataagcaCATACTTGCATCTTCTTTCGATTTTCTGCAGCAATAGAGATTGCATTGAATGTACGAATTCGCCTGATAGCCTCAATAATCTGACTCTCAGAACGATCTTTTAAAAGTAAAGATAATTCCTCTATATTTTTTGGAGCTTCAATAGTATATGGAAGGTCTTCTACTTTATTTAAAGGCTGCTTGGAAACTGCTTTTATGTTAGGATCTGACAAATTCATTTGCTTTTGCTTGATTGCGGCCAACTTTTTCTGGGCTTCTAATACATggtcctcatcatcatcatcatcatcatcatcatcatcatcttcagcatcctcgtcatcatcatcaacactaTTTTCTTTATTTCCTGTTCTGCCACTTTCAATTTCCAAATCTGTATCAAACTTGTCATCATCACTTTGTTCCCAGTCCTTTAAAGATGAAGTCTTTTTGCAATCTTCGTCACTGTCATTATCATCATCCCCagtttcttcttcatcatcatccccACCACTCTCTGAGCCCTCAGAAGAGGTACCTTCTTCACTCTCAACTTCATCCGCATGTTTTTCCAACATATCATTTATCCAACCCAATTTAGTGTTTGTTTCTTCATTAGCAGTAAATGAATCACCAAGGTCGTCACCGGAAATAGATGTTAACCTCCTCTTAGAGGCATCTTCATTTCTGGAACCATCAACATCTTCGTCACTCGAGTCGTCAGCAGCATGCATCCGCTTCTGGCGCTCTTCCTATAATTACAGGTCATCAAACAAGTTAAGATAGCAAAGCACACCCCGAGAAGAAGGCGCTATAAAAGccttcacaaaaataaaaataggaaatgcaaaaaaaaatacagataATAATCTGTCAAGAAATAAATATACCTCCAATTGTTCAAGTCGTTCTTTCTCCTCCTGTGCAATTTCTTCAGGAGTCTTTGTCCGATTTGATGGACGTGCGCGCCTATCAAGTACCATCTCATTCACAAGTTTGTCATAAGAATCAGGCTTTTCCTACAAGAGTCGATGTAAAAGTGAATGTCAAACTCCAGAGGACATAAGCAACTACATACATTTAATCCTTACAGATAAAATTACACCATTACGTTCAGACAAATAACCAATGTTGAATTGCACTGCCAGTGCTGGTATGTAATACCTTCATTAAATTTAAGGGAAGAAAactttattaattcaaaaagattGTTGATATATGCACACCCTAATAATTGCCCCAGTTTTTTTACCATGTAATGttgataaaatacatataaataaagtTGAGCAATTTGAACCAACAATAAAATTACAGTGTGCATCAGTAAGTTAAGGGTGTCCATATATCACCAGCTTTAAAATGATGGAGATATTAAACACCAAACATGTTTTAACATAACAGGAAATGAAAAATGTACATAAGAGTacacatgaaaaaaaaagaagctttTAAACGACAAAACAGGAAGGTACAATATTCACATGTAGACTTTAAACTTAGAAAATGTAAATAATGAAACTATGAATGAAAATAAGAAAGGGCTGACAAGAATCTTTTCTACCTGTTGAAGagaaactatttttggaatggaAGACACTACATCGATCTTTTCTTTATTGTCTGAAGTGCTCTTGTTCACTAGAGCCTTTAAAGCATTTATTTTAGTTGGGTCTGTTAAGGCTAACAATGCCTCCGAATTCACCAAAGATGTGAAGTTATTGTCTAATTGTTCAAGGAACTCTACATTTTCTTCTTTGTCCTTTGCTTTTTGTGCCTGGTAGGATATGAAGAGACAAGGGTAAAAATTCACCAACAAACAATATGAGTTATTCTGGTAAATATAGCAGAATGAACAATGTTAACATGGTCATCACCTTAAAATATTTACTCTTGGAGATCAACTCCTCCATCACTTCCTTCTTAGTTTTACGCCTCTACAACAcgaaaattatcaaattaatacaATAGATTAGGTCAGTAAACATCACTAACTGTGACATCATGTGATCACTTTCACTGCTCTTCAGTTTCTTCGATCTGGTAATAATTTAAACTACCAGAAATATGCCAGAAGGAAATAGTGTTGCAACTTATAACAGAATCCAACTCACATTTTCTTCTCCTCCTTCTGAACTACCCTGACTACCGTGGCCAATAAGATGCTTTAAGATGGCCGATCTCTCTGTACAAAGGAATAAGCAGACAAGCTAAGGTCAATTGCATAAACGCGTGTAGTGAATGGACATTTTGAGAGGTAATCATAAACGCAAAAATCAAATTTGTCGAATCAATAATATTGCAACTTTTACTGCCTAAAAGAAATCAAGATCACTGAGATAAGTTGTGGATGCTACAATGTGTATTCTGTAGTAGTACACAGCAGCGAAGATAAAGAGAGAGAACTGATTCTTTCAAGAAGACCAAAATTGATGAAGAAAAGTGACATGCCATTCTAGTATGTGAATGCCTGCGCTTAGTTCATCGGTTACTAATTTTCTGTAATCTACTCCGTGCTAGGTCTAATGTGAGTTTGTGAACAAATGCAGTGTGTTAAATAATGAATTGACCAGGCAACGCATGTACATGCTGATAGAATTAAATTTCCAAAGCATACAAAATATGAACACTTCAGCATAATAAGCATATGCAATCAACTATATACGCATTCAGGGATTCAatataacaaagaaaaagatTTACTTTCACTCTCTCCAAGTTCCTTATCTACATCATCTTCAAATGGTACATCGTCCTCAAAATCATCCTTTTCAGGAAATGAGCCTAAACCTGACTCTTCAAACTCATCCTCATCTTCTCCATCAGACAAGTTATACTTGCTCCTCTTACCTAGTTTTAACTacggaaaataaaaaaaaatattattataaccaACATACCTAAATATGCAAGTCACTTAATAAACGTAACAAGAACAATGCCATGCAAAAGAGTACCTGACGTTCGCGTTGAGACCTCAAAATTGCCTTGTCAAACTCAGGAAGCCCCTCAGTTTGCTCTCCTATTCGCTTATCCACAAAAACAGAAGACTTCCCACTCTGCTCATAATCTTTCAACAGCGTCTTGGTTCTCTGCAATCCAAAACACTAATCATCACATTCCTACTCACACACTTCCCGCAATATCTCCCTTCTATCCACTCCAATCCAAAACACAATATTTCACATTCCTATCTACACACTTCAACTCTCACACAAAAATCACGCATTTACCCCCAACAAGCC
This genomic window contains:
- the LOC108228050 gene encoding uncharacterized protein LOC108228050, translated to MVKILKPSNSNRKDDDSKKKKKGSKLKPDSIAMKKVQATKLNPFETIWSRRKFDVLGKKRKGEERRLGLARSLAIQKRTKTLLKDYEQSGKSSVFVDKRIGEQTEGLPEFDKAILRSQRERQLKLGKRSKYNLSDGEDEDEFEESGLGSFPEKDDFEDDVPFEDDVDKELGESEKRSAILKHLIGHGSQGSSEGGEENRRKTKKEVMEELISKSKYFKAQKAKDKEENVEFLEQLDNNFTSLVNSEALLALTDPTKINALKALVNKSTSDNKEKIDVVSSIPKIVSLQQEKPDSYDKLVNEMVLDRRARPSNRTKTPEEIAQEEKERLEQLEEERQKRMHAADDSSDEDVDGSRNEDASKRRLTSISGDDLGDSFTANEETNTKLGWINDMLEKHADEVESEEGTSSEGSESGGDDDEEETGDDDNDSDEDCKKTSSLKDWEQSDDDKFDTDLEIESGRTGNKENSVDDDDEDAEDDDDDDDDDDDEDHVLEAQKKLAAIKQKQMNLSDPNIKAVSKQPLNKVEDLPYTIEAPKNIEELSLLLKDRSESQIIEAIRRIRTFNAISIAAENRKKMQVFYGVLLQYFSVMANTKPLNFKLLNMLVEPLMKMSTEIPYFAAICARQRLRRTRTQFVEDMKESGRLCWPSLKTLSLLRLWSMIFPCSDFRHVVMTPAILLMCEYLMRCPIVSGRDMAIGSFLCSMVLSVTKQSQKFCPEAIIFIQTLLVAALDEKSGAYHDSQLYHLMELKAPKPLLCIQGSLNEIHPLNFLSIMDLPEDSPYFSSDEFRASILVAVIETLRGYVTVYEGFNSFPEIFLPLSNILRKLAGQVHVPSELQAKLQNVAELIEKKADEHHTLRRPLEMRKQKPVPIKLLNPKFEENFVKGRDYDPDRERAEAKKLRKLLKSEAKGAARELRKDNYFLSEVKNKEKMRLEEERAEKYGQARAFLQEQEHAYKSGQLGKGKGKKRRR